One segment of Mycoplasmopsis glycophila DNA contains the following:
- a CDS encoding MPN527 family putative ECF transporter permease subunit, with translation MEQNKMPHNQKRPVILSISLTAFLLAIAIILEFIGKTITIFSFLSINISLFVAFVCFFVLSFKYLNIFLLAKLLVLTFTISWSGFLINFLGVLISTLAQFFIIYFYYLFYLFFQKILKRLKIFQKLCSYYSLTFIFNYFCAMICATLIMVFLNTFVFNTLYFYAANVITKPSLHEILKNYQASFSVFFFGIKNYYLGSFVLYLTFNLMNYAINGALVEFILILEKQTQFLTKYISVYTNNKY, from the coding sequence TTGGAACAAAATAAAATGCCACATAATCAAAAAAGACCTGTTATTTTAAGTATTTCACTAACAGCTTTTCTTTTGGCAATTGCGATAATTTTAGAGTTTATTGGAAAAACAATCACAATATTTTCTTTTTTAAGCATCAATATATCTTTGTTTGTTGCTTTTGTTTGTTTTTTTGTTTTGTCTTTTAAATATTTAAATATTTTTTTGCTAGCCAAACTTTTAGTTCTAACTTTTACAATTAGCTGGAGCGGGTTTCTTATTAACTTTTTAGGAGTGTTAATCTCTACTTTGGCGCAATTTTTTATAATTTATTTTTATTATCTGTTTTACCTTTTCTTTCAGAAAATTTTAAAGAGACTAAAAATATTTCAAAAACTATGCAGTTATTATTCATTAACATTTATTTTTAATTATTTTTGTGCAATGATTTGCGCTACTTTAATTATGGTGTTTTTAAATACATTTGTTTTTAACACCCTTTACTTTTATGCGGCTAATGTGATAACTAAACCATCACTACATGAAATTCTAAAAAACTATCAAGCTTCCTTCTCTGTTTTCTTTTTCGGTATTAAAAACTATTATTTAGGCTCTTTTGTTCTTTATTTAACTTTTAATTTGATGAACTACGCAATTAATGGTGCGCTCGTTGAATTTATTTTAATATTAGAAAAACAAACTCAATTTTTAACAAAATACATTTCTGTTTATACAAATAATAAATATTAA
- the upp gene encoding uracil phosphoribosyltransferase — translation MLKIIQHALIDIKLTTMRDKNSDHLVFRNNLNEIASLMVYEILRNYETKSKKITTPLGEEFVGSTFDKEIVLVPILRAGLGMVEGILNLVPQARVGHIGMYRNEETLQPVPYFYKMPDVPKDSLIIVLDPMLATGNSAADAIRTLQKDGFTNIQLVCLVGVENGISKIENEFGKDFKIYLASKDQMLNDVGYIEPGLGDAGDRIFGTK, via the coding sequence ATGTTAAAAATCATTCAGCATGCGTTAATTGATATCAAATTAACAACTATGCGTGATAAAAATTCAGATCACCTTGTTTTTAGAAATAACTTAAACGAAATTGCTTCGTTGATGGTTTATGAAATTTTAAGAAATTATGAAACTAAATCAAAGAAAATTACAACCCCACTAGGCGAAGAATTTGTTGGTTCAACTTTTGACAAAGAAATTGTTTTAGTTCCAATTCTTCGTGCTGGTTTAGGTATGGTGGAAGGAATTTTAAATTTAGTGCCACAAGCAAGAGTTGGTCATATCGGAATGTATCGAAATGAAGAAACTTTACAACCTGTTCCTTATTTTTACAAAATGCCAGATGTTCCTAAAGATTCTTTAATAATTGTGCTAGACCCAATGCTGGCCACAGGTAATTCAGCTGCTGATGCTATTCGCACATTACAAAAAGATGGATTTACTAACATTCAACTTGTTTGTCTTGTTGGTGTTGAAAACGGAATTTCAAAAATTGAAAATGAATTTGGTAAAGATTTCAAAATTTATTTAGCATCAAAAGATCAAATGCTAAATGATGTAGGTTATATCGAACCAGGTCTTGGAGATGCGGGAGACCGTATCTTTGGAACAAAATAA
- a CDS encoding APC family permease has protein sequence MNTQANKKAFNQKSFIFFTINFIVGFGFVSTILTITNLKALGLVTILLTSFITLGIVLVFSKLASIYSEEYGGSYYYAKKIGDSKSSKLFAFWAGWSQFMQGPILSAAGPLFLATAISVITDNQTVISIVRAISFLFYILLMFISTLGLRLSTKIIWISAIIKWSTIFLALILSLYLAFKNPSYNTNFTGDIGKPKSEYAYLIASSVISFMYAFGGFESIAAMTKDVETTKIKKILFLAFGFIVGFYLLFYLVILGVDSKLLNQQFSNIFLKTWSITGLVIFVVGTIFNQISSKISTVLVNSRQLIPLAEDGYLPKFLLKTNSRGEYRNAIYFSLGLTIFSLIVFWALPEFLHLKNFFLSVIEIGTVSFLVQYILTFLTAIILKRKKKILFIPWYEQIIYYLVMFLLVLLVVIYLFPIFVGHAWTIENTIVLTSYLISLIIGLILFVAARFHK, from the coding sequence ATGAACACACAAGCAAATAAAAAAGCTTTCAACCAAAAAAGCTTCATTTTTTTCACAATCAACTTTATTGTAGGATTTGGTTTTGTTAGCACGATCCTAACTATAACTAACTTAAAAGCTCTTGGACTTGTTACTATTTTACTAACATCTTTTATTACATTAGGAATTGTGCTTGTCTTTTCAAAATTAGCATCAATTTATAGCGAGGAATATGGTGGTTCATATTATTATGCTAAAAAAATAGGTGATTCTAAATCTAGTAAATTATTTGCTTTTTGAGCTGGTTGAAGTCAATTTATGCAAGGTCCGATTTTATCTGCTGCAGGGCCACTCTTTTTAGCTACTGCAATTTCGGTTATTACAGATAATCAAACTGTAATTTCAATAGTTAGAGCTATTTCGTTTCTGTTTTATATTTTACTGATGTTTATTTCAACATTAGGTTTAAGATTAAGTACGAAGATTATTTGAATTTCTGCAATTATCAAATGAAGTACAATCTTTTTAGCACTTATTCTTTCGCTTTATTTAGCTTTTAAAAATCCAAGTTATAATACAAATTTTACAGGTGACATAGGTAAGCCAAAAAGTGAATATGCTTATTTAATAGCTAGTTCAGTTATTTCTTTCATGTACGCTTTTGGCGGCTTTGAAAGCATTGCAGCAATGACAAAAGATGTTGAGACGACAAAAATTAAAAAGATCCTCTTTCTTGCGTTTGGATTTATTGTAGGTTTCTATCTTCTTTTTTACCTAGTAATTTTAGGTGTTGATTCAAAACTTTTAAATCAACAATTTAGTAATATTTTCTTAAAAACTTGATCAATTACAGGTCTTGTTATCTTTGTGGTTGGAACTATTTTTAATCAAATTTCATCAAAGATTTCAACTGTTTTAGTGAATTCAAGACAACTTATTCCACTTGCTGAAGATGGATATTTACCAAAGTTTTTACTCAAAACCAATTCAAGAGGCGAATATCGTAATGCAATTTACTTTTCGCTAGGTCTTACTATTTTTTCTCTAATTGTGTTTTGAGCTTTACCCGAGTTTTTACACCTTAAAAACTTCTTTTTATCTGTAATTGAGATTGGAACGGTTTCGTTTTTAGTTCAATACATTCTAACTTTTTTAACGGCGATTATTTTAAAACGCAAAAAGAAAATTTTATTTATACCTTGATATGAACAAATTATTTATTATTTAGTGATGTTTCTTTTAGTTTTACTTGTTGTGATTTATCTTTTCCCAATTTTTGTTGGACATGCATGAACAATTGAAAACACTATTGTTTTAACTTCGTATTTAATCTCATTAATTATTGGTCTCATTCTTTTTGTTGCTGCTCGATTTCACAAATAG
- a CDS encoding adenine phosphoribosyltransferase: MNIKDLIRDVPNFPKEGILFKDISPLLANGEALNYTIKEIAKHCEDADIIVGPDARGFLFGTPAAAFLKKPFIMVRKPHKLPGKVISLNYDLEYGSNTLEIQEGFVQKGQKAVIVDDVLATGGTTQAIIRLLQSQGVIVTKVIVLLELVELKGRNLFDSKIETVSLIKV; this comes from the coding sequence ATGAATATTAAAGATTTAATTAGAGATGTCCCTAATTTCCCTAAAGAAGGAATTTTATTTAAGGATATTTCTCCACTTTTAGCAAATGGTGAAGCTCTTAATTATACAATCAAAGAAATCGCAAAGCATTGTGAAGATGCTGATATTATTGTTGGGCCAGATGCTCGTGGGTTTCTTTTCGGAACTCCTGCTGCCGCTTTTTTAAAGAAACCCTTTATTATGGTTCGTAAACCACATAAATTACCAGGTAAAGTAATTTCATTAAATTATGATTTAGAATACGGATCAAATACACTCGAAATTCAAGAAGGATTTGTTCAAAAAGGACAAAAAGCAGTTATTGTTGATGATGTACTTGCAACAGGTGGAACAACACAAGCTATTATTCGTCTTTTACAATCTCAAGGAGTTATTGTTACTAAAGTAATTGTGCTTCTTGAGTTAGTTGAACTTAAAGGACGTAATTTATTTGATTCTAAAATTGAAACAGTGTCTTTAATTAAAGTTTAA
- the infB gene encoding translation initiation factor IF-2, with product MSKKLNRISNVDDIKQQLSTTKTELKDGVFIFTGKMSVGEFAQKANLNPNDIIKKFFMAGKLYNLNHVLDEEEIAELCVENGFDFQKETNIDARNFLDEVNFKDKEEDLVRRTPVITVMGHVDHGKTTLIDKIRNSNIVATESSGITQHTGAYQIKHKDFRITFLDTPGHEAFTKMRARGAKVTDIVILVVAADDGVMPQTKEAISHAQAAGVPIIVFVNKMDKPNKDLDRLKGELAEANVVIEEYGGDTQIVYGSALKGEGLEELFEQIKLLSELLGLKANPKRYPIGTVIESRVDKGVGVVSTVIVENGTLYKGDFIVAGSKFGRIRMLKDAQGNEMEFVKPGWPAIISGLNYTPSAGDKFVGINDEKFAKKLATEKYSQDKMQNLNDIQQSATNQEGKKAINIIIKSDVAGTAEAIKGQIDGLENDEAYIKVINASAGNVTDSDLLLAKASNASIFAFNLKINSGTKQNAANENVSLVSHSVIYKILEDCQKLIDGERAPIYEEQKIGEAHIIKVFFYSKVGKIAGCMMDTGAVREKAKVKVYRRGKMIHEGRIDSLKRELNDAKEVVKGKDFGTHIKDFNDIEEDDVLEFYEDVRIN from the coding sequence ATGAGCAAAAAACTAAATAGAATTAGTAATGTGGATGATATTAAACAACAACTATCTACAACAAAAACAGAATTAAAAGATGGTGTGTTTATTTTCACAGGAAAAATGTCAGTTGGGGAATTTGCGCAAAAGGCAAACCTTAACCCTAATGATATTATCAAGAAGTTCTTTATGGCAGGAAAGTTATACAACTTAAACCATGTTTTAGATGAAGAAGAAATTGCTGAACTTTGTGTTGAAAATGGTTTTGATTTTCAAAAAGAAACAAATATTGATGCACGTAACTTTTTAGATGAAGTTAACTTTAAGGATAAAGAAGAAGATTTAGTAAGAAGAACTCCTGTTATTACAGTTATGGGTCACGTTGACCATGGTAAAACTACATTAATTGACAAAATTCGTAATTCAAATATTGTAGCTACAGAAAGTAGTGGTATTACACAACATACTGGTGCTTATCAAATTAAACATAAAGATTTTAGAATTACCTTCTTAGATACTCCTGGTCATGAAGCCTTTACAAAAATGCGTGCTAGAGGTGCTAAAGTTACAGATATTGTTATTTTAGTTGTTGCAGCTGATGATGGAGTTATGCCTCAAACTAAAGAAGCTATTTCTCATGCACAAGCTGCTGGTGTTCCTATTATTGTTTTTGTTAACAAAATGGATAAACCAAATAAAGATTTAGATCGTCTTAAAGGTGAACTTGCAGAAGCGAATGTAGTTATCGAAGAATATGGTGGAGATACACAAATTGTTTACGGTTCAGCTCTTAAAGGTGAAGGGCTTGAAGAATTATTTGAACAAATTAAATTGCTATCAGAATTACTTGGTTTAAAAGCTAACCCAAAACGTTATCCAATTGGTACTGTTATTGAATCTAGAGTTGACAAAGGTGTTGGTGTTGTTTCAACAGTTATTGTTGAAAACGGAACTCTTTATAAAGGAGATTTCATTGTTGCTGGAAGCAAGTTCGGAAGAATTAGAATGCTTAAAGATGCTCAAGGCAATGAAATGGAATTTGTAAAACCAGGATGACCAGCAATTATTTCTGGTCTTAACTATACACCATCTGCAGGTGATAAATTTGTTGGAATTAATGATGAAAAATTTGCTAAAAAGTTAGCAACTGAAAAATACTCTCAAGACAAAATGCAAAATTTAAATGATATTCAGCAATCAGCTACTAACCAAGAAGGTAAAAAAGCAATTAATATTATTATTAAAAGTGACGTGGCAGGAACAGCTGAAGCTATCAAAGGACAAATTGATGGTTTAGAAAATGATGAAGCTTACATTAAAGTTATTAATGCATCAGCAGGTAATGTAACTGATTCAGACTTACTTTTAGCAAAAGCTTCAAATGCATCAATTTTTGCTTTTAACTTAAAAATTAATTCAGGAACAAAACAAAATGCAGCTAATGAAAATGTTTCATTAGTTTCACATAGTGTTATTTATAAAATTTTAGAAGATTGTCAAAAATTAATCGACGGTGAAAGAGCACCAATTTACGAAGAGCAAAAAATTGGTGAAGCACATATTATTAAAGTTTTCTTCTATTCAAAAGTTGGAAAAATTGCTGGATGTATGATGGACACTGGTGCGGTTAGAGAAAAAGCTAAAGTTAAAGTTTACCGTAGAGGAAAAATGATTCACGAAGGAAGAATTGATTCTTTAAAACGTGAATTAAATGATGCTAAAGAAGTTGTTAAGGGTAAAGACTTCGGAACTCATATCAAAGACTTTAACGACATTGAAGAAGATGATGTATTAGAATTTTACGAAGATGTTAGAATTAATTAA
- a CDS encoding YlxR family protein, translating into MTEKINANFSRKCIVTNEILDISKLVRFDYDKKNQIISLDLKREKKGRGAYIHLTPENWEKAMRNKALNRTFRTNVSKEVYEEINKQIMEVLYEQKTK; encoded by the coding sequence ATGACTGAGAAGATTAATGCTAATTTTTCGAGAAAATGCATAGTTACAAATGAAATTTTAGACATTAGCAAATTAGTTAGATTTGACTATGATAAAAAGAATCAAATTATTTCTTTAGACTTAAAAAGAGAAAAAAAAGGACGTGGTGCTTATATTCATTTAACTCCTGAAAATTGAGAAAAAGCAATGCGAAATAAAGCTTTAAATCGTACTTTTAGAACTAATGTTTCAAAAGAAGTTTATGAAGAAATCAATAAACAAATAATGGAGGTGCTTTATGAGCAAAAAACTAAATAG
- a CDS encoding NusA N-terminal domain-containing protein → MAKKVISEKLLTYETSIYEMIDGYAKNNKLSFETVLELFNEQTSKAINKDIDAEADIIFIPNHETKRVSIFNKNVEVVANDFEFEDKDEEKHTDVQRITFITIDDAKQQTGEDHQEGDVISAWLDFEILGEKTKTAIRHGFIQSLKLLEKQRIFDLYSQKIGEKLKAQVLSKTRKGAYNLKFEDSVSAFLPASKANEKLDLSPGKFIDVYLESVNIDSKLSICEVSLDSPKEVEDALKTEIPEIANQDVLIHKIQRIPGLKTKVAVKPNPERSIDFDIVGSIFGEGAKRILAVANKLNGEKIDIIRYSDDILEYIKNSLSPARVIDVVANNKKYYAIVKDEDVMTAIGKKGINIELAAKLTGEKIEVLTAEQAKAKGIQFNERQDLERLLVRSKANKHSKTNTYFKSIDIDLTDFKEDLAKIMNQEAEIAEVEKLEKQKTQKRVAPKTINATEIDNLFDKENLLIELEDENDYDFVEEINDIFDEDFSLEEQESKADDANAKDEDKSKKIAKGYQKSKIELTDFKVDSDLANYGLDTNIDLGEFEDDWED, encoded by the coding sequence ATGGCAAAAAAAGTCATTTCAGAAAAATTATTAACTTATGAAACTTCAATCTACGAAATGATTGATGGATATGCTAAAAATAATAAGTTGTCTTTCGAAACTGTTTTAGAACTTTTCAATGAACAAACTTCTAAAGCAATCAATAAAGATATTGATGCTGAAGCGGATATTATTTTTATTCCAAACCATGAAACTAAACGTGTTTCTATTTTCAATAAAAACGTTGAAGTAGTAGCAAATGATTTTGAGTTCGAAGATAAAGATGAAGAAAAACATACAGACGTACAAAGAATTACTTTCATTACAATTGACGATGCAAAACAACAAACAGGAGAAGATCACCAAGAAGGTGATGTAATTTCTGCTTGATTAGATTTCGAAATTTTAGGCGAAAAAACAAAAACAGCAATTAGACATGGTTTTATCCAATCTTTAAAATTATTAGAAAAACAAAGAATTTTTGATCTTTACTCACAAAAAATTGGAGAAAAGCTTAAAGCACAAGTCTTATCAAAAACAAGAAAAGGTGCTTATAACTTAAAGTTTGAAGATTCTGTTTCTGCTTTTTTACCTGCAAGTAAAGCTAATGAAAAATTAGATTTATCACCAGGAAAATTCATCGACGTTTATTTAGAAAGTGTTAATATCGATAGCAAATTAAGTATTTGTGAAGTTAGTTTAGATTCACCAAAAGAAGTGGAAGATGCTTTAAAAACTGAAATTCCAGAAATAGCAAACCAAGATGTTTTAATTCACAAAATTCAAAGAATTCCAGGTCTTAAAACAAAAGTTGCTGTTAAACCAAATCCTGAACGTAGCATAGATTTTGATATTGTGGGTTCTATTTTTGGAGAAGGTGCAAAAAGAATTTTAGCTGTTGCTAATAAATTAAATGGTGAAAAAATCGACATTATTAGATATAGTGATGACATTTTAGAATACATTAAAAATTCATTAAGTCCAGCTAGAGTTATTGATGTGGTAGCTAACAATAAAAAATATTACGCAATTGTTAAAGATGAAGATGTTATGACAGCAATTGGTAAAAAAGGTATTAACATCGAACTTGCTGCTAAATTAACTGGTGAAAAAATTGAAGTTTTAACAGCAGAACAAGCAAAAGCAAAAGGAATTCAATTTAACGAAAGACAAGATCTTGAAAGACTTTTAGTTCGTTCAAAAGCGAATAAACACTCAAAAACTAACACTTACTTTAAGTCAATTGATATTGATTTAACAGACTTTAAAGAAGATTTAGCAAAAATTATGAACCAAGAAGCTGAAATAGCTGAAGTTGAAAAATTAGAAAAACAAAAAACCCAAAAAAGAGTTGCTCCAAAAACAATTAACGCAACTGAAATTGATAACTTATTTGATAAAGAGAACTTACTTATTGAATTAGAAGATGAAAATGACTATGATTTTGTTGAAGAAATCAATGATATTTTCGATGAAGATTTTTCACTTGAAGAACAAGAATCTAAAGCTGATGATGCAAATGCAAAAGATGAAGATAAAAGCAAAAAGATTGCAAAAGGATATCAAAAATCAAAAATTGAACTCACAGACTTTAAAGTTGATAGTGATCTAGCTAACTATGGATTAGATACTAATATTGATTTAGGTGAATTTGAAGATGACTGAGAAGATTAA
- a CDS encoding ribosome assembly cofactor RimP — translation MDYKNLLKEQFPNDIILEAKLINSNDPILEVVLNTRDLSVVEEYSRKIFTFLETQTWYKDNYSLEVLSRGDDLNLDKNDLGNNLGQMVKITTHKSFEGLNIFIAELLSESDDKILVKWNKKGQFRKIEFNKDNIIKIESYIKF, via the coding sequence ATGGATTATAAAAATTTGTTAAAGGAACAATTTCCTAATGACATTATTCTAGAAGCTAAATTAATAAACTCTAATGATCCTATTTTAGAAGTTGTTTTAAACACAAGAGATTTATCTGTAGTTGAAGAGTATTCAAGAAAAATTTTTACATTTTTAGAAACTCAAACCTGATATAAAGATAATTATTCATTGGAAGTATTATCTCGTGGTGATGATCTCAATTTAGACAAAAATGATCTTGGTAATAATCTAGGACAAATGGTTAAAATCACAACCCACAAAAGTTTTGAAGGATTAAATATTTTTATTGCTGAATTGCTTTCAGAATCAGATGACAAAATTTTAGTAAAATGAAACAAAAAAGGGCAATTTAGAAAAATTGAATTTAACAAAGATAATATTATAAAAATAGAAAGTTACATTAAATTTTAA
- a CDS encoding phosphopantetheine-binding protein, whose translation MNIKETILDALKRVSKKQVKEDDHIVDLGIDSLDLAMLVVHLEEKFSIQISDEEIMNIKTVKDIILLVENQK comes from the coding sequence ATGAACATAAAAGAAACAATTCTAGATGCTCTTAAAAGAGTATCAAAAAAACAAGTTAAAGAAGATGATCATATTGTTGATTTAGGAATCGATTCTTTAGACTTAGCTATGTTGGTCGTTCATTTGGAAGAGAAATTTTCTATCCAAATTTCAGATGAAGAAATTATGAATATCAAAACGGTTAAAGACATAATTTTACTTGTTGAAAACCAAAAATAG
- a CDS encoding MHO_1590 family protein: MKLKKRWKIMLAVFLFATSTGILLYKVIQTRVRKNKENQDPKNKSSQPDEKHKRLSLFPKLDQEFFKTYIKQDEEGTYYIDETIILAIMKDITSRFGTSEGKIEFHYEKIKGTSKENDHFILYLQYKNQKYTERKKYKIFLTN; this comes from the coding sequence ATGAAATTAAAAAAAAGATGAAAAATTATGCTAGCAGTTTTTCTTTTTGCAACTTCAACAGGAATTCTTTTGTATAAAGTTATTCAGACAAGAGTTAGAAAAAATAAAGAAAATCAAGATCCAAAAAACAAATCAAGTCAACCAGATGAAAAACACAAACGTTTAAGTTTATTTCCAAAACTTGATCAAGAATTCTTCAAGACATATATTAAACAAGATGAGGAAGGGACCTATTACATTGATGAAACAATAATTTTAGCTATTATGAAAGATATAACATCCCGTTTTGGTACTAGTGAAGGAAAAATAGAATTTCATTATGAAAAAATTAAAGGAACAAGTAAGGAAAACGATCATTTCATTTTATATTTACAATACAAAAATCAAAAATACACTGAAAGAAAGAAATACAAAATTTTTCTTACTAATTAA
- a CDS encoding MG284/MPN403 family protein produces the protein MQNTIQDVKFQNEFYAQQCKMVKEIFVTNDWYKEILKYRLFQLKFTNNFEIDNEENQLEIERVEKQIQGEGTLIKLILSLMSPENAWLIEKCYLDPETKNGKGWYLDYFSKTTFYKRKKQAITEFLNFYFTHVHE, from the coding sequence ATGCAAAACACAATTCAAGATGTTAAATTCCAAAACGAATTTTATGCACAACAATGCAAAATGGTTAAAGAAATCTTTGTTACAAATGACTGATATAAGGAAATCCTAAAATATAGACTCTTTCAATTAAAATTCACTAATAATTTTGAAATTGATAACGAAGAAAATCAACTCGAAATTGAACGTGTTGAAAAGCAAATCCAAGGAGAAGGAACATTAATTAAATTAATACTTTCATTAATGAGTCCAGAAAATGCGTGATTGATTGAAAAATGCTATTTAGATCCAGAAACCAAAAATGGTAAAGGTTGATATTTAGATTATTTTTCAAAAACTACATTTTATAAGAGAAAAAAGCAAGCAATTACGGAGTTTTTAAACTTTTACTTTACACATGTTCATGAATAG
- the proS gene encoding proline--tRNA ligase → MKKELDKITPLEKDFAKWYTDVVKNGNLIAYGPTKGTLIFKPNSYGIWELIQENLNKIFKSKGVQNVYLPLLIPESLFALEKEHVEGFNPELATVTHVGDRELHEKLYIRPTSEVLFADFFKNSINSYNDLPLLYNQWANVLRWEKTTNPFLRSREFLWQEGHTAHSDPLEARKFTRTMINTYAKFLKNYLAIPTIVGKKTPHEKFAGACSTYTIEAMMKDGKALQSGTSHYFAQNFSKAYNITFKNKNNEEEFVYQTSWGVTTRLIGALIMTHGDNRGIIIPPKVAPVQIDILELFAKKSPIVSEVAQQLKLELSRKFRVRLDNTDKNPGYKAANSEIQGVPLRIEVGPRDLEQGMVTLVRRDDVENKILVKVEEVKNIVAKTLDDIHNSLYNAAEKRLEERTVFVYNYEDFKKEIAEQKFVIAPFCCSDFAEEKIKEETGATARCIPKTLDKPLKNIDCLIPTCQNKTNRYVVFAKAY, encoded by the coding sequence ATGAAAAAAGAACTAGATAAGATTACACCTTTAGAAAAAGATTTTGCAAAATGATACACAGATGTTGTCAAAAACGGGAACTTAATTGCATATGGACCAACTAAAGGAACCTTAATTTTTAAACCAAATTCATATGGAATTTGAGAATTAATTCAAGAAAACTTAAACAAAATTTTTAAGTCAAAAGGAGTTCAAAACGTTTATTTACCTTTATTAATTCCTGAAAGTTTATTTGCACTTGAAAAAGAACACGTAGAAGGTTTTAATCCTGAATTAGCAACTGTTACACATGTTGGTGATCGTGAGTTACATGAAAAACTTTATATTCGTCCAACTTCAGAAGTTCTTTTTGCTGATTTTTTCAAAAATTCTATTAATTCATATAACGACTTACCTTTACTTTATAATCAATGAGCGAACGTTTTACGTTGAGAAAAAACTACTAACCCCTTTTTAAGATCAAGAGAATTTCTTTGACAAGAAGGACATACAGCTCACTCTGATCCGCTGGAAGCACGTAAGTTTACTCGAACAATGATTAACACTTATGCTAAATTTCTTAAAAATTATTTAGCTATACCAACTATTGTAGGTAAGAAAACTCCGCACGAAAAATTCGCTGGAGCTTGCTCAACATACACAATTGAAGCAATGATGAAAGATGGTAAAGCCTTACAATCAGGTACTAGCCATTATTTTGCACAAAACTTCTCAAAAGCTTACAATATTACATTTAAAAATAAAAACAATGAAGAAGAATTTGTTTATCAAACCTCTTGAGGTGTTACTACAAGATTAATTGGTGCTCTAATCATGACACACGGAGATAATAGAGGAATTATCATTCCACCTAAAGTTGCTCCTGTGCAAATTGATATTTTAGAATTATTTGCTAAAAAATCACCAATTGTTTCTGAAGTTGCACAACAACTCAAACTAGAACTATCGAGAAAATTCCGTGTTAGATTAGATAACACTGATAAAAATCCAGGCTATAAAGCTGCAAACAGCGAAATTCAAGGTGTGCCATTAAGAATTGAAGTTGGGCCTAGAGATCTTGAACAAGGAATGGTTACTTTAGTACGTAGAGACGATGTTGAAAACAAAATTTTAGTTAAAGTAGAAGAAGTTAAAAATATTGTAGCTAAAACTTTAGATGATATTCACAATAGTCTATATAATGCTGCAGAAAAAAGATTAGAAGAAAGAACTGTTTTTGTTTATAACTACGAAGACTTCAAAAAAGAAATCGCAGAGCAAAAATTTGTTATCGCTCCTTTCTGTTGTTCAGATTTTGCTGAAGAAAAAATTAAAGAAGAAACAGGTGCTACAGCTAGATGTATACCAAAGACACTTGATAAGCCACTTAAAAACATTGATTGTTTAATTCCTACTTGTCAAAATAAGACAAATAGATACGTTGTTTTTGCTAAAGCATATTAA